The genomic window CGGGCGCGCCGTGGGCAGCGACCACTACGCCTACAAGCTGTCGTGGCTGGAGCGACTGCGCCGCCATCTGGAGAACACCACCGACCCCCGCTCGCCCGTCGCCGTGTGCGGCGACTTCAACGTGGCGCCCGAGGACCGCGACGTGTGGGACCCGTCGGCGTTCGTCGGCTCGACCCACGTGACCGGTCCCGAGCGGGCCGCCCTGGCCCACCTGCGGGAGTGGGGCCTGGTCGACGCCTTCCGGCTGGTCCGCCAGGAGGACCGGCTTTTCACGTACTGGGACTACCGGGCGGGCGACTTCCACAACCACCGCGGCATGCGCATCGACCTGGTCCTCGTGTCGAAGCCGCTGGCCGAGCGGGTGACGTTCACGCTGGTGGACCGCAACGCGCGCAAGGGAAAGCTCCCGTCCGACCACGCGCCCCTGCTGGTGGACGTGGCGGACTGAGGGCCCGCGCAGGCGTCAGCGAGCG from Acidimicrobiales bacterium includes these protein-coding regions:
- a CDS encoding exodeoxyribonuclease III gives rise to the protein LGYSSAHHGNGRWNGVAILSRVGIDDVVDGFCEGLEADPDNRLISATCGGVRVSSVYVPNGRAVGSDHYAYKLSWLERLRRHLENTTDPRSPVAVCGDFNVAPEDRDVWDPSAFVGSTHVTGPERAALAHLREWGLVDAFRLVRQEDRLFTYWDYRAGDFHNHRGMRIDLVLVSKPLAERVTFTLVDRNARKGKLPSDHAPLLVDVAD